The following DNA comes from Ricinus communis isolate WT05 ecotype wild-type chromosome 10, ASM1957865v1, whole genome shotgun sequence.
gagaaaaataattctatgaTTAATACTCTATTAACAAATTATAGCCTAATGATGTTTATTAGCTGTAGTGTGATTTTGTATATTTGcgattatatattttatagtttttttatgatgttactttttaatattttaatgctaaattaaattgatataataaatattttataagatattttctcaaattagatttaatttttatacaataGTTATTTCTGATAATTTAACAACTAACTAAATGTATTGGAGTTAAactaaatgataataatatatatttttttataatttatagttaaattaaatgataatttttttgaagaaattttaaatagattatgaattttttaagcATATGACAATGTAAaagttattataaaaatatttattattaatcgAGTTGTGTTAGTTtcaaatcataaatatcaattctATAAATTGATTAAGATATGCGAAagacaaattaaataaaatataaagtataaaaatattaaaaagatctataagatataaaattataaatatataaaatcatataagaACAATACTAGTATGTTTGacactaatttattaatggaGCAAACAATATAAtagtttcttttatcataAACTACAAATTCTATTTTGCTAATGAGTGAAAATATAGGatagctttttttttcttttcatgtaTACCTcttaatgaattaaatatatattgaattttgatgaatatttatattttttataatattttaacactaTTTGATACGAGTCTTTATTCAATACgtttagataatatttatttaatttattatatatatagttacaTACATTTATTGGTTACTAGGGTAATCATACTTTCATGAATTTGAATTAAACCCTCGGCAATCACTGTCTTTGCAAGCATCTACTTTCATACATATCTAATTTATAACTAGGATAAAAAACGAAGGCATGCTTCAATATGAGGTGAAGGAAGAAAATTGGactcattaatttattaaataagaaaaactgagttcgaataaataaataaaaaaaactataatcatcctattaaaattaaattataaatttaataaatttagtagCTACAAATACTATACTTATTATTCAatgcttaaaataaaaatcaataatatgattagcatttatcaattgaatctaTAAGCCATGTTGATTGTGGAAGGAAAGATAAAACTATGAGCAATACATGGAACTTTAGAGACTCCTTGAAAATGTAATAGTCAAATTGGACGTAATTGAAAGGAATAGTTTTCATGGTAAATTctcttaaataattttatgaaaccACTAATgggaattaaaattattaggtagcttaaattaaactaagaaaagaaagaaaattaaacaaaatggaAAAAGAGAACAAGGAAATGACAGGTACCTAGGAGAAAGCCACGTGGCTAAATCTGACATCGTGGCACGAACCCGCGTCACTTTCTCGATTAGTCGCTGGAAGGTGCTGTGTTACTTGACAGTCCTTTACGCGGGTAGCAGTTAATCAGTAAATAAGTTTTTTACTGcatattattactttttctcTGAATGTTTATAATAACCTTTATTTTAACAAACTAACCTCAGATCCTTCtataataacaaaatgatCCTCACCAACCAGATGGTAAATAAGCTAAAGAGTAAGGGTATTGGTATTTGAAGAGAAGGTAGAGTAGGACCAATAATATGTATGTGTTCGGCATATTTCTTGCACCGTCCAATTCCAAGATTTTTTACTAACCGTTGGATCTACGATCAGCGCCGCATGTACAGCCCGATTAAACCCCCCCATTCATAAACATcaacattttaaaaatctaagcGGATAAAAACGTCATCGCATtagaatcaataaaattaatattctttttattgaatagatatattattatttaatgttaGAGAAGACTAAAGACTAAAGACTGAGTTCGTTCTTTAAGATTGATCAACGTAAAGATCTCATTTTCAAATACCAAATATTATGGATCCCACTATCATTAAATTAACCATAccataaattctataaatgcCATCTCTACCCATCAACAAACTTCAGATACCGAGCAAACAGAACAAGCATTCAAAAAACTTcattcaaattccaattgcTTTCTTCCCAAAGACTTTTCCTTATTCATACACATTTTCATTacttttctttcatctttttaattctttcttttgtacCTAAATCAAGAAAACTAGTCACTATGGCTCCTCATCTTACCAGTGCTAATCTTGCAGCCAATACCAACTCTTTGGTTAAGCAAGCTAGCATTTCTAGTTGTGCATATGTTACTTTCTTGGCTGGTAATGGAGACTATGTGAAAGGTGTTGTTGGTTTAGCCAAAGGGTTAAGAAAGGTCAATAGTAAGTACCCATTAGTGGTGGCTATCTTGCCTGATGTCCCGGAGGATCACCGTAAAATCTTGGTCTCTCAAGGttgtataattaaagaaattgagCCCGTTTATCCACCGGAGAACCAGACTCAATTTGCCATGGCTTATTATGTCATCAATTACTCCAAGCTTCGTATATGGGAGGTAAGTACGTGTttgttaaattctttttcctttttcttttttaaaacttgTAGATATGGATTAAAATTGGTGTCTCTTTTGCTTGCAGTTTGTGGAGTATAGCAAGATGATATATTTGGATGGTGATATTCAAGTTTTTGAGAACATAGACCATCTGTTTGACTTGCAAGATGGTTACTTTTATGCTGTGATGGATTGTTTCTGCGAGAAGACCTGGAGCCACTCTCCACAGTACAAGATCGGATACTGCCAACAGTGTCCTGATAGAGTGAAGTGGCCTGCTGAAATGGGTCCTAAGCCTCCACTTTACTTCAATGCTGGCATGTTTGTTTTTGAGCCCAGTCTTCCCACATATGATGACCTCTTGAACACAGTCAAACTCACCCCTCCTACCCCATTTGCTGAGCAGGTAAATTTCAACTTTCACACGTGTGTTATATttgtagtttctttttcctcatGAATTAGATTATTCATatgtttctttatattttggcaggatttcttgaacatgttCTTCAAGGACATTTACAGGCCAATTCCTCCAATTTACAACCTGGTCTTGGCCTTGCTCTGGCGCCATCCAGAGAATATTGAGCTAGAAAAGGTCAAGGTTGTTCACTATTGTGCAGCTGTAAGTATCtagctaaaatattttttctaaaaagttCTTACTATACAGAATTACAATTCTACGATTTCTAACTCCGTTTGAATGGTGTTTTAATAGGGGTCTAAGCCATGGAGGTATACTGGAAAAGAAGAGAACATGGACAGAGAGGACATAAAGACGCTGGTCAAGAAATGGTGGGACATATATGAAGATGAGTCGTTAGACTACAAGAACACTGCCGCTGCTGCTACCGGTGGTGCAACTGAAGCTGGACTGCAGCCACTCCTGGCAGCTATGTCAGAGGCCAGCGAAGTTCACTATATAACCGCTCCATCTGCTGCATAATGGTTGTGGATTCTACAGTGATGTTAATAATTTGTATAGGAAATATAAAGGGTTTGCTGCTTTATAGCTATTTGATTGTGAGGAGGGACCTTTTTTCATGCCTCCTTTGTGGGTTTTCTGAATTATGTtggaattaaatttattttttatatatatgtacacaGAGTGTTTGCATAGGGGAGGCCTGAAGAATTCCCCTAAGTTGTAATTATTCAAAGGCAAAGTTGCCTAGGTGTTGAATGTAATATCaatttgaagataatataaaatttgagcaatgttttaaattaattcaattgtaATATAAAACTTGAAGATAATAAGGTGTTGAATGTAATATCAATTTGGAATGTTCGAATTGTTGTATAGTTGTAACTATTTGAGTTTTAAATTAGGACTGATTGTGGATTCACAAACTCCATcgatataatttatttgaatctTAGATAGAGCCCCAACTAAATTAACGgtataatttgatttgaatGCATGAAATTAATTGCAATGCAAATAGTGTTCTAAATGCGAACTGAAAACATGcattaataagttaaaatataagaaaagaaattacaaacaACGTTACGTTCTAAGAATTTACAATCAAGAAAAACTTTATCATACCCATTTTCCATTtagagtaaaattaatttttaaaataatgaataaatattaatttttggatttcattattcaaattttcttgAGTAATTTAACGTTATAGATGCCAATGTCACAAATTCCATTTTGGTAGCCTCGACAAAAATAGTGAGGGTTTTGgaaaaagaatattgaaaattaataataagaattctGAAAATCAAGTCTTCAGCTAACTTTTTCACTATGGAACGAAACACTCTCAGATaacttaaaaagataattgCTCCATTCTATTAGAACCATGCAAATAGGAAGTTATGCGAAGTTCTCATTATCTGTGACGACTCATTTCATTATTAAGTTTTTAGTCTTTTTGTAAACTCAACTCTTGCTATGTCTTTTGTAACCTCTTCAGAACTTTGAGAAACAGTGCCTTTTGTATTTCTCATAATCTCTTACCATTTAGGAATTATAAATCATCTTGACGATTTCtagtaataaattattcaaaagaagATTTAACAGGTTTCCTGAGAAATCAAACTCAGGAAAAGATCAGGCAACTAGAGTAAACCAAGTTGTTTTGCCATAACACGCGTATCGCCACTGTTAGAATCCagaaaagaatagagagaATAGTTAGATATGAGCTCAACCCAAAAGATTCAGCTCAACGGACAATCCAACTTGGTAATAAATACATACAAGACATGTGGCAACAAATCTACAAAAAACAATTTGCCAATCTTTATTACAGTAACAATATCAGGATAAATCCAGACACCAAATAACCAATTTTAAGTAGAATGCAGGCCAACAAGTTGCAGATATAAAATGACCTTCACCAGAAGTGGCACACGTGCTCTGGATATACCTATGCCTGCTACAATCAAAAACCAAAATAAGGTGGAGGGAgcaatatcaaaataaagacCTTCACCAGAAGTGGCACACGTGCTCTGGATATACCTACAGCAAGGGcaattattatcaattaatattggTTTTCcaataaatagtaataattaccattgagaaataaaattaaggagCTATTTGTCAAAATACCAATGGGGAGTGAGTGGAAGCCAAGCTTGGCAGTAATCTCAGCAGCGTTCATAGCATTTGGAAGATCTTGCTTCTTTGCAAAAGCAACACAGCATCCCTGAACTCGTCCTACACAGAACAAAATATCATATAACATTCTTAGGCGCAGTAAACCCATTATACACCTTAAAAAAATTGACGATAAATAACCTTTGAAATGATTATATGACAATGATCACTAATAAtgttataagaaaataaaatctatttggaataatttaataatttcgtCGTGTTTGCAGGCCAACTCTGAGCACCAAATTATTTTCATCAACATACGAATCCAGTCTTCAAAATCTAGAAACTACCTCATTCTACATGCGATGCAGCTCAATCAAGCCTCAACATGTGATGCGTTACTTTTAACCACAAAAATCAGTCATCGAGTGTTTTAGAAGTAATGCCTCCACAAAGGATGCATCTGTCACAAAAGACACATAAGACTGTCAATAAACAGGTGTGTCAAAAGAAATAAGCATGAGcagaaaaactataaattattaacatagTCATTCAATGAGATTAAAGGCAAAACAACCAAACTAGTATCATTCTAGTTTCTTACTGCCACAGGGTTAACTCGCTAGACTAGATATTCACCCTATTTCTAAGGGTCATATTGTCCGCACTGTATATACTCACAAAGAAATGCAACTGAAAAGCTAAAAGCATACAAGTAGCGTAGAAGGACAACGGCACAACATGGATAACCAAAGGATAAACTAAAACACGTGTGCAGCTTCACAAACTTATCCTATAAATACATTACAGTGATAATGGAAAGCCTAAAAATGTTAACTGGCCAATGGAAAAGGACAGATTTGCCAGCATAAGATCGTTTATGGTTATAAAGTGCCACTCATGACTATAAACTATCAAATGTATGCCATATCATGGATAGTCTTTCCtcatccaaaagaaaaaacttgaAAGACGGGATGGCCAAGTCAATGTAGCTTATGCTTTTGTTGCGTGCTGAAAAGAGAACATGGATCAACACAAGACCGTCCATAAGCACATGAATCACTAACTTGTGAccacaaacaaaataaaataaaatgaaataacaCACAATAAACTATCGGCCATAGCAAAAATAGCCCTTCCTCATTCAGTCTGAGGAAAAGTACAAAACACACTATGCCACGAGTCAATGTAGCTTATGTTTTTGTTGCGTGCTGATGAGAAACCATTTTATCAGCACAAGACCGTCCATAAGCACCAAATACACACAAGTAAGTGCAGTTGCAGAAAAAAGAGTGAATGCATGTGCTTGTGAAACATAATTTTAGCCATTCAACTGATAGTTATACCTCAAACAGGAAAAGGAAAACCCAAAACATTGAGCAGCTAGAATGTAGCTTATGATTTTGTTACGTGCCAATGGTACAAATCTAATTAGCACAGGACCGCCCATAAGCACATGTCATCCAGATACTTGTAGGCAAGCAAACACTGATGCATCAATTTTGGTCAATGGCATGGAGCATAATAGGCCAACACTTACATAAAACATAACagtttaaataataatctcTACTTTCTTCCAGATTATGACCACATTTCCAATGTTCTATCCacaaaaaacagtaaaaattaCATACCTTGTCCTGATCACCAACATCCCAAACAGTGAAGCTAATGTTCTTATATTCAACAGTCTCCACATTAAATCCTGAGAGACAACTGTAATAAACATCAGTGATTACCCAACCCAAAAAACAACAACATTGTTATAGATCCAGTTCTGTAGAgaatgtaaaataataatcattataCCAATTGTAGGAATAGTTGTGACAATCTCTCCAAGCTTGAGCTTCTACAAAATGGCGGTCTTACCAGCAGCATCAAGACCTACCATAAGAATTCGCATTTCTTTCTGGGCGAAAAGCCTACTGAAAAGCTTGGTGAATGAAAGCCCCATCTTCTTGTCTTAGCTGCATCCAGAACACAAAATCAGAAATATTTAGAAGATATAAATCTTCAAATCCTTTAACATGCTATACAGGTGAGATCTAGAGGATTcattttgacaaaaaaaatgaCAAAGAAAAGCCAAAGGTGTTATCATTTAAAAGGTAAGAAAATATCAATCTATCTTTCCATTAgcgtttttccttttcttttctttttttctaaaaagaaaaaaacctttttcatttaataatggATTAAAACACagttaacaaattaattaatagatttgtatatttttttctaaaacaaaTCATGCACAATAGATCTGCAGCAAACACGAACAAATCAATATAAATCACTATCTAAAACTTTGAAATCAATAAGAAAAACATAGCAAAAGTGGCAAAGTCAGCAATCAGATCCAGATCTAAATACAGATCCATAACAGCAGCGTATACATAGAAATAcagaactaaataaaatatgaaaccaGAGAGATTACATCAAATAACCGTACAAATGGATTAAAGAGAAACAGAGAGAGTTCTAACTTACAGAGAGGAGCATGGACCGAGAGAGAGTGAGAGGACggtaaaatgaaaatgaaaacacCATATGGATGGCTGATATTTAAACGAGTATTGGTTAATGAGCAAAAcagagaatataaaattagaatctctcttatattttagtagatttatattattttaattattaaacttaaaattatgGTTAAAACATTATTACCGAATAAAGAATAAGCtgttacattttaaaatttaattcagtttttattaaatttgaatgtaACAGTGTAGACATGGAAGAATCTTCCTTCATTtcttagttaaaaaaaaaaggtagaaAAAGGCTAATATTTCTGGGAATTTGTGGGCCAAGGCCCCAACCCAGGATGAAAAGGGCCAATACATTTTCTGGGTGGGCTGTGTTTGGgttttgaaaaatgaaatctGTAATATGTAGTGAAAACCTCTCCATTAATGATTAAGCAGGAGTGCCCAACTCAAATATACAAAACAAACAGAGACTTCCTAAATTAAACTCCGGCAGCAGCAAAGGACGATCCTACACAGATAAAGCAGATAAGCTTTTCTAGAAGAGGCGGTGACCTTTCCCGTAAACTATAATCTCATACAGTAAAACTTAGTATCTGTTTGTTGTTCCATCCGACATGGGCTTGAAGGGTGACACTGTAGCTGACAGAAGATAGCCAGCCACATTAAACAAACAACCAAGCAGAAAGAAAGACGTTGTTGTTTGTGTTGTACTCGTCTATGGCTGCCTCGACAAGAGGAGTGATTCTATTGACAACTTTCTCACTTGACTGCAGTGGTACAAGGGCAGATTCAATAATATTCAGACACGTCAATATCCAAATGAAACCCTGCATATacccaaaaaaagaagaaaaaaaaacaccaACAACCAGAACTATGAGAATTAACAGTCCTTGTTGATTCAATTCCAGATTGTCGCATCAACACAAATATTACAAGCACCAAAGAAACGAGAAGATAATTTACCTCATTTAACCTAATCTGTCGGACATATTCCTCCATCAAATCCCTCGGACTGCATTACTTCTGGGATTCATGTCGATGATCGGGATACCACAGCCGATTTCAAGAATTTGGGAatgagtttctttttttttttttttttaattcgaCCTCAACTTAGGTTTTCGTCTATTTATACAAAAGGGAAGAATTCTAGGTGCATTGTATTAGCCCTATTTCGGTGTGGGAGAAAATCAGGGAAAGAAAATCCGTGTAGAGGGAGAATTAAATTTTCcattatttgagaaaattcTTTGGTGTTGTAATTAAGGTTTCATTCCCTTAAATTtcaaaccaaacaaaaaaaattgataaaaagaaaatgattttttacatctgattgattttcatatttgagatttttgatgctTTTGTGTTTTGGGTGcacaataaaatatcaaaataaaaaataattataggaGAAAGAGAacacatattcttttatatgcaGGTATTTCCACACCTTCTTAGTTATGAGACTGATCTTATCGGAACCAAAGAGATGTTTATGAGAAAGTGAGGATTATACTTCCAACTtggaataataattaagaaaatctGCAACTAGAGATAATTATAGCTTCATAATTACTCAATCAGAAGGTCATTCTGATATAACAGAAATAGTACACCTCAAAGCAAAACAGTGTGGACTGGACTGGATGATCTAAGTTAATTATAGACTAAAGCAAACTTAAGCTTCTTctcctaaataataatattacaaaCATGATAtctaatttgatagaattcAAATGGAAAGGTTCTTCAAACATAAAAGACCTGCAACAGATAATTTAGCTTTGCTTCATTTTACTTTGCAGGACCATTGCTGCCATTTGAATTTGCAGGAAGTTGCAATTCAAGGTCACCTCTCTCTTCTTTCCCCCCACCTTGCTTAATTGCTTCTATATCTTCAATACCCTTCATTTTCATCTCCTTGTCTTTGCCCCACAGAACAGCATAAAGGCCGGCAACAATCAAACCAGATCCTACGACACTGAACCGATCAATGCGTAGATTAGTTGCAACTTTTATGAGCATAGGCATAACCTTTGCATCGACATGTTTATGTTAATTAGAGCAGATGATCGACAGCATTGTCATGTTCATGAATCATTTTAATGCAAGAATGATTTGCAGTATGGATAAAGATATCTGTGAATGAGATAACAATATACATACGTTCCAAGGTATAGTTTCTCGCGAAGAAGGGCCCAACTCAGAACGGCAACTAT
Coding sequences within:
- the LOC8269858 gene encoding galactinol synthase 2 gives rise to the protein MAPHLTSANLAANTNSLVKQASISSCAYVTFLAGNGDYVKGVVGLAKGLRKVNSKYPLVVAILPDVPEDHRKILVSQGCIIKEIEPVYPPENQTQFAMAYYVINYSKLRIWEFVEYSKMIYLDGDIQVFENIDHLFDLQDGYFYAVMDCFCEKTWSHSPQYKIGYCQQCPDRVKWPAEMGPKPPLYFNAGMFVFEPSLPTYDDLLNTVKLTPPTPFAEQDFLNMFFKDIYRPIPPIYNLVLALLWRHPENIELEKVKVVHYCAAGSKPWRYTGKEENMDREDIKTLVKKWWDIYEDESLDYKNTAAAATGGATEAGLQPLLAAMSEASEVHYITAPSAA